One genomic window of Nicotiana sylvestris chromosome 10, ASM39365v2, whole genome shotgun sequence includes the following:
- the LOC138879954 gene encoding uncharacterized protein, whose protein sequence is MGVWTLFTDGASNVKRSELGIVLKLPKGSTIRQSIKTSRLTNNEAEYEAMIAGLELAKSLGAEVIEAKCDSLLVVNHVNKSFEVREDRMQHYLDKLQVTLHRFKEWTLDHVPREKNSDADALTNLGSSVEEDDIVPGTVVQLSKSVIEEGHAEINSTSLTWDWRNKYIDYLKNGKLPSDHKESRALRTKAARFTLDEDGTLYWRTFDGPLAVCLGPGDTDYVLREIHEGTYGNHSGTKSLVRKIIRAWYYWDSMEKDTKEFVKKCDKCQSLAPMIPHPGEQLHSVLSPWPFMKWGMDIVGPLPTALGKAKFILFMNDYFSKWEEAQAFKKVREKEVIDFIWDHIQCWFGIPAEIV, encoded by the coding sequence atgggggtatggacccttttcacggaCGGTGCCTCAAATGTGAAAAGGTCTGAGCTCGGCATTGTTTTGAAGCTACCAAAAGGTAGTactattagacaatctatcaaaacttctaggttgactaataatgaggccgagtatgaggccatgattgcaggtctcgagctagctaaaagcttgggggcagaagtcattgaagccaagtgcgATTCGCTGTTGGTGGTTAATCACGTAaacaaaagttttgaagttcgagaggataggatGCAACATTACTTGGATAAGCTACAGGTAactttgcaccgcttcaaggagtggactctagaTCATGTGCCTCGAGAAAAAAATAGTGACGCCGATGCACTTACTAATTTGGGGTCATcagttgaagaagatgatatcgtCCCGGGGACTGTCGTCCAATTATCGAAGTCTGTGAttgaagagggtcatgccgagataaattctacaagtttaacttgggattggaggaataagtatatcgactatttgaaaaatggaaaactcCCATCGGACCACAAAGAGTCAAGGGCTCTACgaaccaaggctgctaggttcacattagatgaagatggaacattatactGGAGGACGTTCGATGGACCATTAGCAGTATGTTTAGGGccgggggacaccgattatgttctacgaGAAATCCACGAAGGTACTTATGGGAATCACTCTGGCACTAAGTCTTTGGTCCGCAAAATTATTAGAGCATGGTAttactgggatagcatggaaaaagacactaaggagtttgttaaaaaatgtgataaatgtcaaagttTGGCACCAATGATTCCTCATCCCGGAGAGCAACTACACTCAGTCTTGTCCCCGTGgccttttatgaaatggggaatggacatagtcggccctctaccaacggcactaggtaaagctaaattcattttatttatgaatgACTACTTTTCTAAGTGGGAGGAAGCACAGGCCTTCAAGAAGgttagagaaaaagaagttatcgacttcatttgggaccacatccaGTGTTGGTTTGGGATACCCGCCGAAATCGTGTGA